CGAGCCGATGGCGCCGGCGGCCATCAGTTCCTTGGCTTTATGAAACACCATCGAACTGGCGTACTGGCTGCCCACCTGGAGTATCCGGCCCGTCTTTTTCTGCGCCGCCACCACCTCGTGCCCCTGTTCGATTTTCTGCACCATCGGCTTTTCGCAATAAACGTCCTTGCCGGCGTTCATCGCGTCAATCGAAATACGCGAGTGCCAATGGTCCGACGTGCCGATGATCACCGCGTCCACGTCCTTGCGGGCAAGCACCTCGCGGTAGTCCCGCGTCGTTGCGATGCCGGCTCCCCAGCGCTCCTTGGCGCGCTCCAGCCGGCCGTCGTAGAGATCGGCCACCGCCACCAGCTTCACCCCTGGAATCTGGAGCGCGTAGGTGGCATCGCCGGAGCCCATGCCGCCGGCGCCGATCAACGCGATCTGGATAGTGTCGTTTGCTTGCATGGCGCGATCCTCCCTAGCTCTTCTTCTCCGTCATCGTTTCCGGATCCCAATACACGGCCCGCTTCTCGAAGTAGCTCACGTTCGAAAGCACCGCCGGGCCCGCCGCCCGGAACCCGAACGTCCCGTTCTCCACCACCGGCTTGCGGGATCGCACCGCTTCGATGAAAACGCGGTGGTGATCCCGATGGTCGCTGTAGCCCGATGGCGCCAGATACTTCTCGCTGCTTTGCGGCCGCAGCGCGTCCGGATTCGGCGCCGGCGCCGGATGCTTCTCGCGGTACCCGGCCAGAAACTGATCGCGGACGCTCTTGGGGAACGTGTCGACCGTGTAGCCGGGCTGCGCCTCGCGCGGCATCCGGTCCACGGTAACTCCGTTGCCCACCGTCATCACGCCCTCGCTGCCGACGAACCGGAAGACGTGGCTGCCGCCGGAGCCGTCGACGAAGTTCACTCGCAGCATCAAAGTGAACTCCGGATGGTTCTTCGTCTCCGGATAGTCGAACAATCCCAGCATTACATCGGCCACGTCGCGACCGTCGTCCCAGAAGCGCAGCCCGCCGGTGGCGTACACGCGCGTCGGCCCGATAGCCCCGGTGATGAAGTGCATCCCGCTGAACAGGTGCACGAACAGGTCGCCTGCGACCCCCGTTCCGTAGTCCCGGTAATTGCGCCAGCGGAACAGGCGCCTGGCCTCGAAGGGGCGCCTCGGCGCCCGGCCAAGAAAGCGATCCCAATCCACTGTCGCCGTGGAGGCATCGGGCGGAATCGAGTACTGCCAAGCGCCGATCGCGGAGTTGCGGTCCCACCACGCCTCGATCATGTTCACGCGCCCGATTGCGCCGGAGGCGAACAACTGCCGCGCTTTGTCGTAGACGATCGAGCTGACACGCTGGCTGCCGATCTGCAGAATGCGCCCGGTGGATTTTTCCGCCTCGATCATCCGCGCGCCATCGCCGGTCAGTTGCACCATCGGCTTCTCGCAGTAGACGTCTTTGCCGGCCTTCATGGCGTCGATCGCGATCTGCGAATGCCAGTGATCCGGCGTTCCCACGATCACCGCGTCCACGTCCTGCCGCGCCAGCACCTCGCGATAATCGCGGGTAACGAAAACATCCTGACCCCACCGCTCGCGGACGCGGACGAGCCGTCCTTCATAAACATCGGCGGCGGCCGCCAGTTCGACGCCGCCCACGGCGAGCGACGAGACCACGTCGCCGGACCCTTGGCCGCCCGCTCCGATCAGGGCGATGCGGATCTTGTCATTGGCCGAAACGCGTGGCTGGGAGGCAAGGGCGGCGGCTCCCGTGGACGCCTGCAAAAAGAAACGCCTGGTGGTTGGCATAGGGAAATTTCCTGCTGCTATTGTAACCGTGTGCGCCCGCGGCCATCGGAAATCGTGATTCTGGTTTATTTCGCCTATGCGACCCTGGTGGCGCTCGCTCTCCCCGTCAGCGCGGCCGTCCGGACGCGAACCGTCGCCGTGAATTTCGTGCTGCTTGCTCTCTACCCCATCCTCATTCGCCGCGACGTGAAGTACCTTCGCGACTGGATCCAACTCCCTTTGATGCTGCTTGGCTATGAGGAAATGGGTTGGTTCGCGCTGCCTCATGCCGGCACGGCGCTCGAGGAGGCCTGGGTCGCATGGGATCGCGCGCTCCTTGACGGCTGGCGTCTGCGGGCCATCGTGGAAGCCGCCGGCCCGCTAGGGCCTACGATTCTCGAGCTGAGCTACACGCTCGTTTACACCATCGGTACCGCGAGCCTGTCACTCCTCTACGCACGACGAATGGTCTCCCGGGCCGAGCAACTCCTCTTTCCCGTGATGCTCGGCACATTCGCCGCCTATTCGCTCTTTCCGTTCTTTCCGAGCGAACCTCCCCGGACGGTCTTTCCCGGCAGCGACCTCCCGGCGATTCAGCCCATTTTCCGGTCGTTCAACTACTGGCTTCTCGGAAACATGGGAATTCACACGAGTGTGTTTCCCAGCGCTCACGTTTCCACGGCGTTTTCCGCCGCGTTCGCCATGAACCGCATCGCCGGCGTGCCGGCCTGGTTCCGGCGTGGGCTATTCTTATTGGCGTCGCTGATCGCGCTTTCTACCGTCTACGGACGATACCATTACCTGGCCGACGCAGTAGCAGGATTCGTGCTCGCGTTAGCGGCCCGCGCCGCGGCGCATGCGGCGTTCGGAAGGAATCAGGCCACCGAAATCGCCGGGCGATCGATCTGACCGCGCATCCACGTCGCGACGTCGATAATCGCCTTGAAACGGTGGACGAGATCCGGCTGCAGGCCCGACAACGGCATCAGCGCCAGTCGCAGCCGTACAGCATGGTACATACTCCAGAACGAAACGCTCTGGCGCACCAGGAGCCATCCGGCGTCACCGGCCATGCGATCGTGGAGGGCGAGTGCGCGCGCCGCGGCGTGCAGCGACCGGAAGTCGTCGCCAAGCTGGCGCAGGTAAAGCTGGGCGACTCGCCTCCGCTGGCGGACCAGCCGGCGTTCCAGCGAAACCGTGTAACCGGGTTGCGCGCGCAGGAACAGGACATCCTCCGAATCGAGGATTCGTGCGAACGGGTGGTAATCCATCGGCGAGAAATCCAGCGCGCGATCGATTTGTGCCGGTTTCCGAAATAGGTGCAACGTTCTGCGAACTACAAAAAGGGCGAGCAGCACGAGCGCCGCTGTCAGAGTCAGCAGGGCGGTCAGAGTGGGCATGGGAGTCTCCGAACGCAGTCAGGTTAGCGCAGCGCGCCGCGAAGCGCAACAGTTATTCGAAAAAAGGACCCCGGAAAAGGAGGGTAAAACAGGACTAAGTAGTCAAAATTTGTGGAGCCGCAATAGTGCTTCGTTGATCTCGTTGAGCTGCTCAGAGAGGCGAGCCTCATCGCCGCCTGTGCGTAATTGAGCAGACGGAAGCGCCTCTCGGGCTCCGAATTTGCGCCACCAGAGGAGGAAGCAAGCCGTCTCCAGGCATTGATAGCCCGTGCTCAATGCGAGCGTCCACGCGGATCCGCCAAGGTTCCTCACCAGGAGCAAGATCGCCTGCGACAGCAATAATGTCGCGACTCCGGCCCAAATCAGCAGCGTATTCCGGCGCACTCGAATGGGAAACCACGCCAGGAAAACCGAGATGATGGCGATGAGAAACGCAAGCGCCGAGGCAACTGTACGCTGGATCACAAAGAAGCTCCGGATTAGTCGCGACTGCGGTATCTGGAACAGGGGAGTCTCCGCGGCGCGCACTTCAGGCCATGCCATCAGCGCGGCCACGGCCAACGCGATCGCGCCGCCCCCGTAAACCAGCCATTTCCCGAACGCCGCCAGCCCCGTATGATCCAGCAGGACGTTCCGGTATAGCTCGCGAATCACCAGAAATTGGAGCACCCAGAGCACTGCCGTGGAAGCGAAGTAGTAGTAGGCGTACAGGCTCGTCAACCGTCCGATTGCCTGGGACCCCAGGCTCACGGCGAGGCTCGCGGCGATCATCGCCGTGAACCACGGATACACCGCCGAGAGACCCAGCGTCCGGATCCGGATCAACAGGCCGGCCATCGCCGCCATCGCCACCACGTGC
This DNA window, taken from Bryobacteraceae bacterium, encodes the following:
- a CDS encoding Gfo/Idh/MocA family oxidoreductase, encoding MPTTRRFFLQASTGAAALASQPRVSANDKIRIALIGAGGQGSGDVVSSLAVGGVELAAAADVYEGRLVRVRERWGQDVFVTRDYREVLARQDVDAVIVGTPDHWHSQIAIDAMKAGKDVYCEKPMVQLTGDGARMIEAEKSTGRILQIGSQRVSSIVYDKARQLFASGAIGRVNMIEAWWDRNSAIGAWQYSIPPDASTATVDWDRFLGRAPRRPFEARRLFRWRNYRDYGTGVAGDLFVHLFSGMHFITGAIGPTRVYATGGLRFWDDGRDVADVMLGLFDYPETKNHPEFTLMLRVNFVDGSGGSHVFRFVGSEGVMTVGNGVTVDRMPREAQPGYTVDTFPKSVRDQFLAGYREKHPAPAPNPDALRPQSSEKYLAPSGYSDHRDHHRVFIEAVRSRKPVVENGTFGFRAAGPAVLSNVSYFEKRAVYWDPETMTEKKS
- a CDS encoding phosphatase PAP2 family protein, which produces MRPRPSEIVILVYFAYATLVALALPVSAAVRTRTVAVNFVLLALYPILIRRDVKYLRDWIQLPLMLLGYEEMGWFALPHAGTALEEAWVAWDRALLDGWRLRAIVEAAGPLGPTILELSYTLVYTIGTASLSLLYARRMVSRAEQLLFPVMLGTFAAYSLFPFFPSEPPRTVFPGSDLPAIQPIFRSFNYWLLGNMGIHTSVFPSAHVSTAFSAAFAMNRIAGVPAWFRRGLFLLASLIALSTVYGRYHYLADAVAGFVLALAARAAAHAAFGRNQATEIAGRSI